The following proteins are encoded in a genomic region of Streptomyces collinus Tu 365:
- a CDS encoding nitrate- and nitrite sensing domain-containing protein gives MRFRGKSIRRKIVALLLVPLVSLTAVWGFATVLTGREVTRLFRVTDIVQDVGYPTEDTVRVLQQERRQTLVYLADPRAADALSALHRTRAATDRAVAEVRRNARGHHVRDGMDADDSERLTTVLDAFDGLDSLRHGVEERTVDRAQAFDGYNRLVDPCFTLLAALDNIDDVEMDKEARALVTLARAREFLSREDALLGSALVVGRLSNDETRHISDFVAQRGLLYDIGLPVLPDPERERYEHFWKSATTAPLLTAEHAVVESRSGTPRGVTAQSWDSAAASALHDLGTLDDQAGDRFQDRTRPVAVGVIAQAAVAGVLGLVALLVSVLLSVRVGRALIRDLRQLRLEAHEASGVRLPSVMRRLSAGEQVDVETEVPRLEYDKNEIGEVGQALNTLQRAAVEAAVKQAELRAGVSEVFVNLARRSQVLLHKQLTLLDTMERRTEDTDELADLFRLDHLTTRMRRHAEGLVILSGAAPSRQWRRPVQLMDVVRAAVAEVEDYERIEVRRLPRVAVTGPAVADVTHLVAELLENATAFSPPHTAVQVLGERVANGFTLEINDRGLGMTAEALLDANLRLAETPEFELSDTDRLGLFVVSRLAQRQNVRVSLQPSPYGGTTAVVFIPDALLSDDVPDTNGIGFRLDRPTRETEPRASLTPARAGGPVQLPGLSASLLDGPVELEAPVDLDALDDFPGALADEESERGGLFRHRRTRRRTDEQAVSRPGESHQPAAERTDDGPAAGPVPLPRRQTPKLVSSHGRPVSEHRTRRDDPDEQPPAGPFRPETGALAPLPARRRGETARRAGLTGRTDDRTAAPGTGDTDETSPAPALPGRTRPRQDAPGGGTPPTGGPAPVPEPAPVPEPGTGPLPRRVRQANLAPQLKQDTARRPDAPAQPADRDADEVRSRMASLQRGWQRGRKENASDDGARDSTAQGTTKGDGR, from the coding sequence ATGCGCTTTCGCGGGAAGTCGATCCGCCGGAAGATCGTGGCGCTGCTTCTCGTGCCGCTGGTGTCCCTGACCGCCGTCTGGGGCTTCGCCACGGTGCTCACGGGGCGTGAGGTCACCCGGCTCTTCCGGGTCACCGACATCGTCCAGGACGTCGGCTACCCCACCGAGGACACCGTCCGCGTGCTCCAGCAGGAACGCCGCCAGACCCTCGTCTACCTCGCCGACCCGCGGGCCGCCGACGCCCTCTCGGCCCTGCACCGCACCCGCGCCGCGACCGACCGGGCCGTCGCCGAGGTACGCCGCAACGCCCGCGGACACCACGTCCGCGACGGCATGGACGCCGACGACAGCGAGCGCCTCACCACCGTCCTGGACGCCTTCGACGGACTCGACTCCCTGCGCCACGGCGTGGAGGAACGCACCGTCGACCGCGCCCAGGCCTTCGACGGCTACAACCGCCTTGTCGACCCCTGCTTCACCCTTCTCGCCGCCCTCGACAACATCGACGACGTCGAGATGGACAAGGAGGCACGGGCCCTGGTCACCCTCGCCCGCGCCCGCGAGTTCCTCTCCCGCGAGGACGCCCTGCTCGGCTCGGCACTGGTGGTCGGCAGGCTCTCGAACGACGAGACCCGCCACATCTCCGACTTCGTCGCCCAGCGCGGCCTGCTGTACGACATCGGCCTGCCGGTGCTGCCCGACCCGGAACGCGAGCGGTACGAACACTTCTGGAAGAGCGCCACCACCGCCCCGCTCCTGACGGCCGAACACGCCGTCGTCGAGAGCCGGTCCGGCACCCCGCGCGGGGTCACCGCCCAGAGCTGGGACTCAGCGGCGGCGAGCGCCCTCCACGACCTCGGCACCCTCGACGACCAGGCCGGCGACCGCTTCCAGGACCGCACCCGGCCCGTGGCCGTCGGCGTGATCGCGCAGGCCGCGGTCGCCGGCGTCCTCGGCCTCGTCGCCCTCCTCGTCTCCGTCCTGCTGTCCGTGCGGGTCGGCCGCGCCCTCATCCGCGACCTGCGGCAGCTGCGCCTGGAGGCCCACGAGGCGTCCGGGGTACGGCTGCCCAGCGTGATGCGCCGCCTCTCGGCCGGCGAGCAGGTCGACGTCGAGACCGAGGTGCCACGCCTGGAGTACGACAAGAACGAGATCGGCGAGGTCGGCCAGGCACTCAACACCCTGCAGCGCGCCGCCGTCGAGGCCGCCGTCAAACAGGCGGAACTGCGCGCCGGCGTCTCCGAGGTCTTCGTCAACCTCGCCCGCCGCAGCCAGGTCCTGCTGCACAAGCAGCTCACCCTGCTCGACACCATGGAGCGCAGGACCGAGGACACCGACGAACTCGCCGACCTGTTCCGCCTCGACCACCTCACCACCCGGATGCGCCGGCACGCCGAGGGCCTGGTGATCCTCTCCGGCGCGGCACCCTCGCGGCAGTGGCGCCGGCCGGTGCAGCTGATGGACGTCGTGCGCGCCGCCGTCGCCGAGGTCGAGGACTACGAGCGCATCGAGGTCCGGCGCCTGCCCCGGGTCGCCGTCACCGGCCCGGCCGTCGCCGACGTCACCCACCTCGTGGCCGAACTCCTGGAGAACGCGACCGCCTTCTCCCCGCCGCACACCGCCGTGCAGGTCCTCGGCGAGCGGGTCGCCAACGGCTTCACCCTGGAGATCAACGACCGCGGTCTCGGCATGACCGCCGAAGCACTGCTGGACGCCAACCTGCGGCTCGCCGAGACCCCCGAGTTCGAACTCTCGGACACCGACCGGCTCGGCCTGTTCGTGGTCAGCCGGCTCGCCCAGCGCCAGAACGTCCGTGTCTCCCTGCAGCCGTCCCCCTACGGCGGGACCACCGCAGTCGTCTTCATCCCCGACGCCCTGCTGTCCGACGACGTCCCGGACACCAACGGCATCGGCTTCCGCCTCGACCGCCCCACCCGGGAGACCGAGCCCCGGGCGAGCCTCACCCCGGCCCGCGCGGGAGGCCCCGTCCAGTTGCCCGGGCTGTCCGCCTCCCTGCTGGACGGCCCGGTCGAGCTGGAGGCGCCGGTGGACCTGGACGCCCTCGACGACTTCCCGGGCGCCCTGGCGGACGAGGAGAGCGAGCGCGGTGGCCTGTTCCGCCACCGCCGCACCCGTCGCCGAACCGACGAGCAGGCCGTCTCCCGCCCCGGCGAGAGCCACCAGCCGGCCGCCGAGCGCACCGACGACGGCCCGGCCGCCGGGCCCGTGCCGCTGCCCCGGCGGCAGACGCCGAAACTGGTCAGCTCCCACGGCAGGCCCGTCAGCGAGCACCGGACCCGCCGCGACGACCCCGACGAGCAGCCCCCGGCCGGACCGTTCCGGCCCGAGACCGGCGCCCTGGCGCCGCTGCCCGCCCGCCGCCGCGGCGAGACCGCCCGGCGCGCCGGACTCACCGGCCGCACCGACGACCGCACCGCCGCCCCGGGAACCGGCGACACGGACGAGACCTCCCCGGCACCGGCACTGCCCGGACGGACCCGGCCGCGGCAGGACGCGCCGGGCGGCGGCACCCCGCCCACCGGCGGCCCCGCCCCCGTGCCCGAGCCCGCCCCCGTGCCCGAGCCCGGCACCGGGCCCCTGCCCCGGCGGGTGCGCCAGGCCAACCTGGCCCCCCAGCTGAAGCAGGACACCGCACGGCGCCCCGACGCCCCGGCACAGCCCGCCGACCGCGACGCCGACGAGGTCCGCAGCCGGATGGCCTCGCTCCAGCGCGGCTGGCAGCGCGGCCGCAAGGAGAACGCCTCGGACGACGGGGCCCGCGACAGCACAGCACAAGGAACGACAAAGGGGGACGGTCGATGA